A region of the Allorhizobium pseudoryzae genome:
GCGGCTCGGCCGGTGGCTGTCAGCCAACCGCTGCAGGTGGAGGCCCAGCCTCAGCTTTCCTCGCCGGTCACGCCGCCGTTGTCGGTCGCGCCGGGCGAGATGGAAACCATCGAGGCGATCGTCGCCCATGCCATGCATGCGCCCGTTGCCGCGCCAGCACCGATCCAGAATGCCACGCTGCCCCCCGCCGTTTCGCCCGTCGCCCGGCCCGTGACGGCGGCAGCCGAACCGGCTGTTTCTGCGCCAATGCCGGCGCCGGTGGTCGAGGAAGTAACCGTCGCGCCTGTGGCCCAAGTGGCCGCACCGGTGCAGCCGGTGCAGCGCGGCGTGATCCCGGTCTCGCGCCGCAAGGCAGAGGGGCTGCTGGGTCTCGGTGGCGCGATGACTGTTCGCCCGAGCGACGATCAATACGATTTCCCGCCGATTTCCCTGCTGCAGGAACCCTATGGCCAGCAGACGGAAGCCATGCAGCCGGACACGCTGCAGCAGAGCGCCGGCCTGCTCGAAAGCATCCTGGAAGATTTCGGCGTCAAGGGCGAGATCATCGATGTGCGCCCCGGCCCGGTCGTCACGCTCTATGAATTCGAGCCGGCACCGGGGGTCAAATCCTCGCGGGTCATCGGCCTTGCCGACGACATCGCCCGCTCCATGTCGGCGCTCTCGGCCCGCGTGGCCGTGGTGCCCGGCCGCAATGTCATCGGCATCGAGCTGCCGAATGCGGTGCGTGAAATGGTGTTCTTCCGCGAACTCATCGAGTGCGAGGATTACTGGGAGACGAAACATCGCCTGCCACTCTGCCTCGGCAAGACGATCGGCGGAGAGCCGGTGATCGCCGAGCTTGCAAAGATGCCGCATCTGCTCGTCGCCGGCACCACCGGTTCCGGCAAATCGGTCGCGATCAACACGATGATCCTGTCGCTGCTCTACCGGCTGCGCCCGGAGGAATGCCGCCTGATCATGATCGACCCGAAGATGCTGGAGCTTTCAGTGTATGACGGCATCCCGCATCTGTTGACCCCCGTCGTGACCGATCCGAAGAAGGCCGTTCTGGCGCTGAAATGGGCCGTGCGTGAGATGGAAGACCGCTATCGCAAGATGTCGCGGCTCAGCGTGCGCAACATCGACGGTTACAATGCCCGTGCCGCTCAGGCCCGTGAAAAGGGCGAGACGATCACTGTCAGCGTGCAGACCGGTTTTGACCGCAACACCGGCGAGATCGTCTACGAGGACCAGGAACTCGATCTGTCGCCGATGCCCTACATCGTCGTCGTCGTCGACGAGATGGCCGACCTGATGATGGTCGCGGGCAAGGAGATCGAAGGCGCGATCCAGCGTTTGGCGCAGATGGCGCGCGCCGCCGGCATTCACCTGATCATGGCGACGCAGCGTCCGTCCGTTGACGTCATTACCGGAACGATCAAGGCGAACTTCCCGACGCGGATCTCCTTCCAGGTCACGTCGAAGATCGACAGCCGCACCATTCTCGGCGAACAAGGCGCCGAACACCTGCTCGGCCAGGGCGACATGCTGCACATGGCCGGCGGCGGGCGCATCAGCCGCGTCCACGGCCCCTTCGTCTCGGATGCCGAAGTGGAGCACGTCGTCACCCACCTGAAGGCGCAAGGGCGTCCAGATTATCTCGGCACCGTCACCGAAGACGAAAACGAGGTGGATGCCGAGGATGAGGGCGATGCCGCTGTCTTCGACAAGACCGGCATGGGCGCGGAAGACGGCGATGATCTCTATGAAAAGGCCGTCAAGGTGGTGATGAAGGATCGCAAGTGCTCGACCTCCTACATCCAGCGCCGCCTGTCGATCGGGTATAACCGCGCCGCGTCTCTCGTCGAACGCATGGAGCAGGAAGGTCTTGTCGGCCCGGCCAACCATGTGGGCAAGCGCGAGATCATTTCCGGCAAGGGCGGCGGCTCGCAGAGCGAGGATTGATCGTCACGCAGTCGCAGGCGTTCTCCCTCCCTCGCCCCGCTTGCGGGGAGAGGGTTGGGGTGAGGGGCTAATTTTCTGAAGTGTTTGCGGGTCTGCCCCTCATCCCGCTGCCGCGACCTTCTCCCCGCAGGCGGGGAGAAGGGACATGACGCGCTGGCCCACTCCATCATCATCGCCTTTTTGTTAAGGCGGCAGGATACGTATTACTCACCCCTTGCGGGCAGCCGCATAACGGTTGACCGGCATGGAAATGCCGAGGTTTTCGCGCAGGGTCGAGCCTTCGTATTCGTCGCGAAACAGGCCGCGGCGGCGCAGTTCCGGCACCACGAGCTCGACGAAATCGGTGAGGCTGGCGGGTAGCGTCGGGCACATCAGGATGAAGCCGTCGGCGGCGCCCGCCTCGAACCATTCCTCCATGAAATCGGCGATCTCCGTTGGCGTGCCGGTGATGCCGTTGCCGGTGCTCTTTTCCGCGTAGTGGCGGATGAGGTGGCCGAGCGTGTGGCCCTTGCGGATGTAGTCCGTCAGTTCCTCGAACAGCGCCTTCGAGCCCTTCGGTTCGGCGGGAAGCCGCTCCATCGGGAAGGGCTCATCGAGCGCCGCACCGGAGAGATCCGTCTCGAGGAACTCGCCCAGCATCCAGCGGCCGACATCCGGATGCAGATTGTCGATGAGGAAATCGACCTTGGCCTGCGCCTCCGCCTTGGTTTGTCCGACATTGATGACGACGCCCGGCATCATCTTCAAATCGCTCGTCTGGCGGCCATATTTCGCCATGCGGCCTTTGACGTTTTCGGCAAAGGCCTTGTTGCGTTCCAGGTTCGAGGCAAGGCTGAAGACGATTTCGGCGGTGCGGGCGGCAAGCTCCATGCCGGGTTCAGAGCCGCCGGCCTGGGCAATGATCGGTCGTCCCTGCGGCGAGGCGGCGATATTGAGAGGGCCGCGCACCTGAAAATGCTTGCCCTTGTGGTTGAGCGTGTGCAGCTTGTCCTTATCGTAATAGAGGCCGGACGCCTTATCGAGCACCAGCGCATCCGGTTCGAAACTGTCCCAGAGGCCGAAGACGACATCGACGAATTCCGCACCGCGCTCATAACGCCAGCTGTGCGGCGGCAGCCCGTCGAAATTGTAGTTGTAGCCCGTTTCGTCGTGATCCGAGGTCACGACGTTCCAGCAGGAGCGCCCGCCGCTCAAGTGATCGATCGAGGCAAAGATACGGGCGATGTTGAAGGGTTCGTAGAAGCTGGTGGAGGCCGTCGCGACAAAACCGAGCTTCTCGGTCAGCACCGACAGCGCCGAAATCAGCGAAAGGGGCTCGAAGCGGTTCATCTTGGTCGGCGAGCGAGACAGGGCTTCGGGATCACCGATCGCCGCGGCCGGTGAATCGGCCAGGAACATGAAGTCGAACTTTGCCGCTTCCGAAATCTTTGCCACCTTCAGAAGGTGGTCGATCTTGTTGGCGCCGTTGACATCGACATCCGGATGCCGCCAGGCGGCCGGGTTGAAACCGAAGGTGTAGACGAATGTGCCAAGCTTGAGCTTGTCGGGGCGGGCCATGACGGCATCCTTTCAGGGCGATGTTTTGGAATTCAATGGGTGGAGCGGTTTGAAGCGGGCCGTCAGCGCGTGGCTTCCTCCGGGATAGCTCAGGTGGACGCGGGTCACAGTCTCCTCGAGGCGCCAGGTCTGGCGCTCGACGACAAGGATCGGTGCTCCGGACGAAAGCCCCAGAAGGTCTGCCCGCCGGTCGGAGGCCGCATCCGCCGAAATATGATGTTCCGCCGCGTTCCAGGGCACATGATTGACCAGCCAGCGACCGGGTGCGAGATCCTCAAATGCCTCCGCCTCGGCGTGCGGCGCTGCAGACAGATTGATGATCCGCTCTTCGAGGCAGAACGGGGCGTCATTGCCGAGATGCAGGACGGTGAGCGCGAGAAGCCTGCAGCGGGCGGGAAGGCTCGCAAGCTGACGCTCGGTCTTGGTCGGCGGACGCACAATTCGTTCGATGACCGTGAAGCGATAAACGAGATTCTGCGCACGCACCTCGTCGCCGATATCGTAGATTTCGAGGATCGCGCTGTGGGATTCCTGCGGCATCACGACACTGCCGGTCTTGCGTCGGCGCAGCAGCAGTCCGGCGCGCGCAAGCTCCGTCAGCACCTTGTTCACCGTCATCCGCGAGCAGCCGTAGGTCTCCGTCAGCGCTTGTTCGGACGGAATGCGGTGGCCGGCCGGCCAGCGTCCCGAGAGGATGTTGCTTTCGATATCCCGCAGAATGCGCCGATGCAGCGAGACCGGCGCCGCAGAACCGCGATCGGTTGGGTACGACATCGGTGTCTGCGGGGGGCTATCCATCGATCAGGCCAGCATGGAGGCGCCGCGATCCAGATAGGTATCGAGGAACTGTTCGAGGCGCGGATGGCGGGGCTTGGCAAAAATCTCCGACGGCGGGCCGGTGAAGAGCAGACGCCCTTGGTCGAGAAAGCTGATCTGGTTGCCGACGGTGGCCGCAAAGCCGATCTCGTGGCTGACCACCACCATGGTCATGCCTTCGGCGGCGAGATCCCGCATCACGTTCAGCACTTCGCCGGTCAATTCCGGATCGAGCGCCGAGGTGGGCTCATCAAACAGCATGATCTTCGGCGAAAGCGCAAGGGCGCGGGCGATCGCCACACGCTGCTGCTGTCCGCCGGAGAGCTGCGACGGGTAGTGACCGGCGCGGTTGGACAGCCCCACCTTGGTCAGTTGCACCATGGCCCGGTCTTCGGCCTCGGATTTCGGCATTTTGTGGACCGTCTTCAGCGCCTCCGAAACATTGCCGAGTGCCGTCATGTGCGGCCAGAGATTGAACTGCTGGAAGACCATGCCGATCTGCGCGCGGACCGCGCGGATCTGGGCGGCCGGCAGGCGTTCGCGGTCCCCCTTGGCATTCTCGAAGAAGCCGAGGGCTTCGCCGTTGACGGTGATCATGCCCTCGCTTGCCTCCTCCAGAAACGCGAGGCAACGCAAAAGCGTGCTTTTGCCGGAACCGGAGGGGCCGATGAGGCAGGAGACCTTGCCTTCCGGTACGTCGAGATCGATCTCCTGCAGCACGGTGGTGGTGCCGAAACGCTTGACGAGGCTGCGGACGGAAATGGCGGGAAGCGTCATGATGCGGCAAACCTGAAGGTGGAGAGACGGGCTTCGGCCAGGCGGCCGAGGCGGGCGGCGGCCTCGACAATCACCCAGTAGATGATGGCGAGCAG
Encoded here:
- a CDS encoding DNA translocase FtsK, with translation MQFPRTNFHQASQNPSEDAPEATGNTQPAQQRPVVDPNAATIEQAPWQAAFKLAPNVRFTRTPEAVIARPRTRDQVQPVAPEERVPAAAGRLVEPVDVVAPADANPALAPELLVQALQGAASAMQAPQTAPMAPQPKVKPQPSPRALIFKRARPQDEGKPDSPAAPIETVAPVAMVAASVAPMAPMAPSAAQLPGPAIQGHLEQPVAAPSGPVSPSTRVWLSDFAFFEGGIVPDLPPLVPQTVAPVQAAAAAPTPPTAPKPIFGRPAEIIRQQKPLTVSSITALYREVRTAARPVAVSQPLQVEAQPQLSSPVTPPLSVAPGEMETIEAIVAHAMHAPVAAPAPIQNATLPPAVSPVARPVTAAAEPAVSAPMPAPVVEEVTVAPVAQVAAPVQPVQRGVIPVSRRKAEGLLGLGGAMTVRPSDDQYDFPPISLLQEPYGQQTEAMQPDTLQQSAGLLESILEDFGVKGEIIDVRPGPVVTLYEFEPAPGVKSSRVIGLADDIARSMSALSARVAVVPGRNVIGIELPNAVREMVFFRELIECEDYWETKHRLPLCLGKTIGGEPVIAELAKMPHLLVAGTTGSGKSVAINTMILSLLYRLRPEECRLIMIDPKMLELSVYDGIPHLLTPVVTDPKKAVLALKWAVREMEDRYRKMSRLSVRNIDGYNARAAQAREKGETITVSVQTGFDRNTGEIVYEDQELDLSPMPYIVVVVDEMADLMMVAGKEIEGAIQRLAQMARAAGIHLIMATQRPSVDVITGTIKANFPTRISFQVTSKIDSRTILGEQGAEHLLGQGDMLHMAGGGRISRVHGPFVSDAEVEHVVTHLKAQGRPDYLGTVTEDENEVDAEDEGDAAVFDKTGMGAEDGDDLYEKAVKVVMKDRKCSTSYIQRRLSIGYNRAASLVERMEQEGLVGPANHVGKREIISGKGGGSQSED
- a CDS encoding LLM class flavin-dependent oxidoreductase — encoded protein: MARPDKLKLGTFVYTFGFNPAAWRHPDVDVNGANKIDHLLKVAKISEAAKFDFMFLADSPAAAIGDPEALSRSPTKMNRFEPLSLISALSVLTEKLGFVATASTSFYEPFNIARIFASIDHLSGGRSCWNVVTSDHDETGYNYNFDGLPPHSWRYERGAEFVDVVFGLWDSFEPDALVLDKASGLYYDKDKLHTLNHKGKHFQVRGPLNIAASPQGRPIIAQAGGSEPGMELAARTAEIVFSLASNLERNKAFAENVKGRMAKYGRQTSDLKMMPGVVINVGQTKAEAQAKVDFLIDNLHPDVGRWMLGEFLETDLSGAALDEPFPMERLPAEPKGSKALFEELTDYIRKGHTLGHLIRHYAEKSTGNGITGTPTEIADFMEEWFEAGAADGFILMCPTLPASLTDFVELVVPELRRRGLFRDEYEGSTLRENLGISMPVNRYAAARKG
- the hutC gene encoding histidine utilization repressor, whose translation is MSYPTDRGSAAPVSLHRRILRDIESNILSGRWPAGHRIPSEQALTETYGCSRMTVNKVLTELARAGLLLRRRKTGSVVMPQESHSAILEIYDIGDEVRAQNLVYRFTVIERIVRPPTKTERQLASLPARCRLLALTVLHLGNDAPFCLEERIINLSAAPHAEAEAFEDLAPGRWLVNHVPWNAAEHHISADAASDRRADLLGLSSGAPILVVERQTWRLEETVTRVHLSYPGGSHALTARFKPLHPLNSKTSP
- a CDS encoding amino acid ABC transporter ATP-binding protein — protein: MTLPAISVRSLVKRFGTTTVLQEIDLDVPEGKVSCLIGPSGSGKSTLLRCLAFLEEASEGMITVNGEALGFFENAKGDRERLPAAQIRAVRAQIGMVFQQFNLWPHMTALGNVSEALKTVHKMPKSEAEDRAMVQLTKVGLSNRAGHYPSQLSGGQQQRVAIARALALSPKIMLFDEPTSALDPELTGEVLNVMRDLAAEGMTMVVVSHEIGFAATVGNQISFLDQGRLLFTGPPSEIFAKPRHPRLEQFLDTYLDRGASMLA